The sequence GGTTGCCAGCGGCCGCGTTGAGGCAGGTGATGTTTCGCTGGATGCAGTTCTGCGAGCAGCGGTCGCCTTGCGCAGTGACGTCCGAAGACTCACCGGCCACCGGCTGGGCCTCATCCCCGACGGTTCCACCACAGCCTGACAACACGCCAACGAGCATCATTCCGGCAATGATTGCCACTCGCATTCAATCCCTCCGGGTCCAGCGAGTTGGACTGCCTTGCAAGTCTACCATTGCCGTGGTCCGCTCTTCCCCTCTTTCCGGGAGTCCCCATGTCGCGCCTGCTCATCGCTTGTGCCGTCCTGCTGGGAGCCACGTCCTTCGCCCAGGCCCCCGCCGCCCCTCCGTCGCCGCCCAAGGCCGCGACCGCTCCGGCGGCTCCCGCCGCTCCGGCGAAGCCCAACCCGCTGAAGGCCGCCGCGGAGCGCACCCAGGCCGCGCTCGCGCAGGTGCCCAAGGCGAAGCCCGAGGACGTGAAGTCCCAGGACGCCATCCTCAAGGCCCTCTACGACGTCATCAGCGGACCGGCGGGGACGCCTCGCGACTGGCAGCGCTTCCGCTCCCTCTTCTACCCGGGCGCCCAGCTCATCCCGCTGGTGAAGCCCCCGGGCGCCACCACGGTCGCCGCCCGCCCCATCACCCCGGAGGACTACGTGACGTGGGGCCAGGAGAGCACCGCGACGCATGGCTTCTTCGAGAAGGAGACCGCGCGTCAGACGCACGCCTTCGGCGCGCTGGTGCAGGTCATGAGCACCTATGAGGCGCGCGGAACGCAGGATGGGCCGCTCATCGCCAAGGGCGTCAACAGCATCCAGCTCTTCAACGACGGCCAGCGCTGGTGGGTCATGAACATCTTCTGGATCGACGAGAACACCGCCGGCCTCAAGGTGCCCAAGGACCTGACCCAGAAGTAGTCCTCGCGCACAAACGAAGAGGGCCGGGTCACCGACCCGGCCCTCCCGTGTTTCAACCTACGGCCCCGACTCAGCCTTCCGAGCCGGGCTCGCCTTCCGCATCCGCAGCACCCTCGGAGCCAGCCTCGTCCGCCGGAGCCTCGGAAGCAGGCGACTCCGCGCCCTCGGCGCTGGCCCCCTCCACCGGCGACGTGGCCTCCGTCTCCTCCTCGGACTCCTCGCCCTCGGGGAGCTTGGAGATGGCCATGACCTTCTCCTCGCCGTTCTCCAGCGCGATGAGGCGCACGCCCTGCGTGTTGCGGCCGATGACGGAGATCTCCTTCACCTTCATGCGGATGAGCATGCCGCCGTTGGTGACGAGCATCACCTCGTCGCTGTCCTTCACCTGCACCACGCCCACCACGCGGCCGTTCCGCTCGGTGGTCTTGATGTCGATGATGCCCTTGCCGCCACGGCCCTGCTGCCGGTACTCGCCGCCCTGCGTGCGCTTGCCGTAGCCGTTCTCCGTCACGGTGAGGATGGCGCTGCCCTGCTCCGCCGTCTCCTGGCCCTCCTCCGGCTCCTTGTCCAGGAGGTCCGCGCCCACCACCTCGTCGCCGTCCTCCAGCGTGATGCCCTTCACGCCGTAGGCCTGACGGCCCATGGAGCGCACGTCCTCTTCCTTGAAGCGGATGCTCATGCCCGTGGCCGTGGACAGGAGGATGTCCTTGGTGCCGTCGGTGATCATCACGCCCACCAGCTCGTCGCCCTCGTCGATGCCCAGCGCGATGATGCCGCTGGCGCGGACGCTCTCGAACGCGCTCAGGTCCGTGCGCTTCACCACGCCCTTCTTCGTGACGAAGAAGACGTAGCGGTTCTCCGGGAAGTCGCGCGTGACCAGCACCTGCGCCAGCCGCTCCCCTTCCCCGAACTGCACCAGGTTCACGATGGCCTTGCCGCGCGACGTGCGGCTGCCCTGCGGAATCTGGTGCACCTTCAGCGAGTACAGCTTGCCCTTGGTGGTGATGGGCATGAGGTACGCGTGCGTGCTGGCCACGAACACCTTGGTGACGAAGTCGTCCTCCTTCGTCCCCGCGCCCGTCTTGCCGCGCCCGCCGCGCTTCTGCGCGCGGTACTCCGACAGGGGCGAGCGCTTCACGTAGCCCGTGTGCGACAGCGTGACCACCATCGTCTCCTCGGCGATGAGGTCCTCGCTGGTGAGGTCATCCACCGCGCCGGTGATCTCCGTGCGGCGCTTGTCACCGTAGCGCTCACGGATCTCCATCAGCTCCGCCTTGATGACGGAGAGCAGGCTCTGCTCGTTGGCGAGGATGTCGCGCAGGCGCGCGATGTCGCGCACGAGGCCGATGAGTTCCTTGAAGAGCTCCTCGCGCTGCAGGCCGGTGAGGCGCTGCAGGCGCATCTCCAGGATGTTCTGCGCCTGGTCCTCGCTGAAGCCCGCGCCCTCGTACTTGTGCTCCAGGCCGCCGTAGGCCGGCTCCTCGTTGCGCGCGCGGCTGACCAGGAGCTCCATCTGCGCCTTGGCCTTCGCGTAGTCGATGCGCTCCAGGTTCTGGAAGCGCTCGCGCGTGTACAGCTCCGGCGACAGGATGTGCATGAGGCCCCAGCGCGCTTCATCCGGGTCGCGCGACGCGCGGATGAGGCTGACCACCAGGTCGATGAGGTCCTGCGCGACGAGCAGGCCTTCCACGATGTGCATGCGCGAGAGCGCCTTGCGCAGTTCGTAGCGCGAGCGGCGCGTCACCACGTCACGGCGGTGGGCGACGAAGCGGTCCAGCAGCTCCTTCAGGTTGAGCGTGCGCGGCTGCCCGCCGTCGATGGCCAGCATCACCGCGCCGAACGTCGTCTCCATCTGCGTCATGGAGAAGAGGTTGTTGAGCACCACCTGGGAGATGGCGTCGCGCTTCAGCTCGATGACGATGCGCATGCCCTGACGGTCGCTCTCGTCACGGATGTCGCTGATGCCCTCCAGCTTCTTCTCCCGCACCAGCTCGGCGATCTTCTCGATGAGCCGGGCCTTGTTCACCTGGTAGGGGATCTCCGTGACGATGATGGCCTCACGGTCGCCCTTCTTGTTCTGTTCAATCTCCGTGCGCGCACGGATGGTCATGGACCCACGGCCCGTCTCGTAGGCGCGGCGGATGCCCTCGCGGCCGGTGATGATGGCGGCGGTGGGGAAGTCCGGCCCCTCGATGAACTCCATCAGGTCCAGGACGGTGCAGCCCGGATTGTCGATGAGGTGCAGCGTGCCGCTGATGACCTCCGTCATGTTGTGCGGCGGGATGTTGGTGGTCATGCCCACCGCGATGCCGCTGCTGCCGTTGACGAGGAGGTTGGGGAACTTGGCCGGCAGGACGAGCGGCTCTTCCAGCGAGTCGTCGTAGTTGGGACCGAACTCGACGGTCTCCTTGTCGATGTCGGCGAGCAGGTCCTCCGCCAGCCGCTCCATGCGCACTTCCGTGTAACGCATGGCCGCCGGCGAGTCGCCGTCCACCGAGCCGAAGTTGCCCTGGCCGTCCACCAGCAGGTAGCGGAGGCTCCACTCCTGGGCCAGGCGCACCATGGCGTCGTACACGGACGAGTCGCCGTGCGGGTGGTACTTACCGATGACGTCACCCACCACGCGCGCGCTCTTCTTGTAGGCGCGGTTGTGGAGGTTGCCCAGGTCGTTCATCGCGAAGAGGACGCGGCGGTGGACGGGCTTCAGGCCGTCGCGCACGTCCGGCAGCGCGCGGCCGATGATGACGGACATCGAGTAGTCGAGATACGAGCGGCGCATCTCGTCTTCGATGTTGATGGGAATGAGCTCTCCGGCGCCGCTCGACGGAGGAGGCGCGGGGGGCGTTGCCGGCGTGTCGGTGGTGTCGTCAGCCATGGGCTCTGGAAGGTGCGGACGGGCCCCTCACGTGGGGGGCTCCGCCCGATGGGAGAGTGTTCGTAACCCCCGGATTTCCCTCAGTCAATAAGGGAAACAGGGGCATTTCGCCACGGCTGCCCGCCCGCCCGGTTCCAGGGGTCGGAAGAGGCCTTTCCGGGGCACCCGGATGGAACATCCGGGAGGTGCGTTTTCAGCCCGTTTTCAGGCCTTCGGGCGGAGGTTCGCGGCCAGCCGTTCGGCCTCCGCGCCCACGCCGCCCTCGGGGTCCTTCGCCTTCGCGGTTTCGAACGCGGCGAGCGCCCCTTCGCGGTCCCCGCGGAGCCGCAGCGCCACGCCCACGTTGAGGTGCGCGGAGGCGTTGTCGCGGTCCATGGCGAGCGCCTCGCGGAACAGCGTGAGCGCCTGGTCCACGTCACCCGACAGGAGCGCCTCGCGGCCCGCCTGGACGCGCTTGTCGGCGTCGTTGACCAGCTCCACCTCGAACACGCTCTTGCCCACGACGTTGGCCACGAGCACGCGCAGGATGCCGCCCCAGTAGAACGACAGGCCCTCCGCGGCGACGACGGCGGCCAGGGGCAGGTCGGGCAGCAGCTGCTTGCCCCGGAACTTGAAGCGGACCTTGGTGTAGCGGCCCTTGTTGGTCCAGTGGACCAGCTCTCCGCGGAGCTTCTTGAAGCCGGCCTCCAGTTGGGCCGGGTCGATTTCGAAGGGCAGCACGCGGCCCTGCGGCTCGCCCGCGGGCAGGCTCTTGGGGGCGGCCTCCTCGAAGACGGGCTCGGCCTCCAGCACGGGGGGCCTGGGGGACGACGTGGAGGCGCGGCGGGGCTCCACCTTCTCCACATTCGCCTTCACCGGCCGGGCCGGAGCCTTCGCGGGCGCGGCGGAGCGCGCGGGCTGCTTCTTCACCTTCGCCGGGGACTTGCGGGGTGCCGTCTTTGCCATGGGGCCACTCTAAGCGACCCACTCCCCCGCCGCTCGTGAAGTCGTGCGAAGACGCGGCGCTCAGACGGGGCCTGGCCGGTGGCCCCAGGCGCCCACCATGAGGCTGGGCACCAGCACGCCGTCGTTGGCGCGCAGCTCGGCGGCGAGGCGGGCGGCCAGCGTGTCGATGTCCACCTCCATGGCCAGCGCCACGCCCAGCCGCTCCATGTGGGGCAGGAGCGTGCGCACCGTCTCCACCAGGGCCTGCGCGGCGTCCGAGTCCGGCGTCACGCCCAGCCGCCCGCTCACCACGCCGTCATCCACCACCAGCCCGGCCCGGCGCAGCGTGGAGGCCAGCTCCAGGCCCATGTGGAGCTTGATGCCCAGGCGCTCACAGGTGGGCAGCATCCAGCCCCAGACGCGGGAGAACAGCGGCAGCTTCGGGTGTGTCAGGCCCATGGCCGCCAGCTCCAGCTCATGCAGCGCCATCACGCCTCCGGGGCGCAGGTGCTCCGCCATGCGCCGCACGAACGACAGGGGGTCCGGCTGGTACATCAGCACCAGCCGGCAGACGATGGCGTCGAAGGCGCCTTCGACGGGCAGGGACTCCAGGCTGCTCTGCCGGAAGCGCACCTGGGAGAGGCCCTGCGCCTCGGCGCGGCGCTGGGCGCAGGCGAGGACACGGGGCTCGCGGTCCACGCCCACCACCTCGCCCTTGGGGCCCACCAGCGCCGCGGCGAGGAAGGACACGTCCCCCACGCCGCAGCCCACGTCCAGCACCCGCATGCCGGGCTTGAGCCCCGCCCCGCGCAGCACGCCTTCGGTGAGCGGGGCGTACACCTTCGCCTGGAGCATCAAGCGCTGCAGCTCCCGGTCCTCGTGGCCCATGACGTAGTTCGCGGCGGCTTGGGTTTCCTCAACGCGCATGGACGGCCTCGGGGTTGGAGACAGCGCGCACGGTCGCAAGCCCTGGCGGCCTTCGCGCCCTCCCGGCGGTCCCGTCGCAATGACAGACAGCCATCCGCGCCCGCGACCCGGGGGCAGGGCCGCGTCCCGCGCCGGACAGTCCCACCTCCCGGCCACAGCGCTTGATTCCGGGACTACCCGGTGAAGCGGCCGCGCGGTGCACCGCGTGTGGGTTGTCGCGCGGCGTGGCCGTGAAACAATCCGCGCGCTCTCCCACCCGAAGGAACGCCCTTCCCATGACGACGCGCGTCCGGCCCGTGCTCCTCTCCGCCCTGCTGTTTGCCTCTTCCGCCCATGCGGCCCCCGCCGTGCCCGCCGCGGAGGGCGCGTGGCCTCGCGTGCGCAAGGAGCGGCTCCAGAAGCTGCTGCCCCAGGCCATGGCCCGCGCGGGCGTGGATGCGTGGGTGGTGCTGTGCCGCGAGAACGACAACGACCCGCTCGCCGCCCATGTCGGCGGGGAGAACGCGGGCGGCACCGCCGCGTTCCTGTTCCTGCGCGACGGCGACTCGCTGCGCTCCACCGCCCTCTCCCCCGAAGGTGAAGCCACCGCCCTCCGCGACATGGCCGTGGTGGACGAGGTGGTGGCCTTCGAGCGTGGCGCGGACGTGAACGCGCTCGTCGCCGCGCGGCTGTCCAAGGCGAAGGTGACGAAGGTGGCCATCAACTCGTCGGAGCGGATGTCCATCGCGGACGGGATGTCCGCCACGCAGCGCGCGAAGCTGGAGGCGGCGCTGTCCCCCGCGCTGCGCAAGAAGCTGGTGTCCTCCGAGGACCTCGTCTCCGAGTGGCTGTCCGTGAAGACGCCCGAGGAGGTGGACATCATGCGCAAGGCCGCGGACATCACCGCGAAGCTGGAGGAGGAGGCGTACCGCACGGTGGTGCCGGGCAAGACGCGCGACTCGGACGTGGCTCGCTTCCTCAAGAAGCGCATCGCGGAGCTGGGCGTGGGCGACGGGTGGCAGCCGGACCAGAACCCCAACGTGAACAGCGGCCCCACGCGCGGACACTCGAACGCCACCGACCGCGTCATCCGGCCGGGGGACTTCATCCAGACGGACTTCGGCATCCGCGTGGGCGGCACCTGGGTGACGGACATCCAGCGCTTCGCCTACGTGCTGGCCCCGGGTGAGAAGCAGCCGCCCGCGGAGGCGCTGGCGAAGTGGGAGAAGTCGAAGAAGGGCAGCCGCATCGCGCTCGCGGCGATGAAGCCCGGCGTGCGCGGCTACGACGTGGACAAGGCCCAGCGCGACTGGATGCGCGAAGCGGGCTCCGAGCCCGTGATGTGGGGCACCGGACATCCCGTGGGCTACTGGGCCCACGACGCCGGCCCGGCCCTGTCCGGCGCGGCGTCCGGCAAGCCGCCCACCGGCTCCGCGCTGCGCAAGCTCCAGCCCGGCCAGGTGTTCGCCTTCGACGGCTTCTTCGCGTGGAAGGACGGCAGCAGCCCAGACGCGCTGCGCATCCTGTCCGTGGAGGAGATGGCCGTCGTCACCGACACCGGCGCCGAGTACCTCAACCCACCCCAGGAGCAGCTCATCCTCATCCCGTCCCCGGCCACGGCCGCGACGCCCGCGAAGCCCTGAACGCTCTCCGCGCCCACACCCTCCGACGTGGGTGAACCCCACCCCGGAAACCCGGCCGGAGGGTGTGACGCGCGGACGCGCGGGCTCGGATACACTCGGCGGAATCGCCGCGCCGGTCAGGCGCTGGAGGACGCGCCCATGTCTACCGTGCTGGTCATCGACGATGACCTCTTCGTGCTCGCGACCGTGGGGGATGTCCTGCGGAGCGCGGGCTTCACGGTGCTCACGGTGCAGTCCCCCGCCGAGGCCTTCCACCTGGACCTCTCCGGCGTCGCGGCCATCCTGTGCGACTACAACATGCCGGAGATGAACGGCTCGGACGTGCTCGTCGCCATGCGCGAGCTGCAGGAGTGCCGCGCGCCGTTCATCTTCCTCACCGGCCACTCGGAGCTGGATGACCTGCTGCCCGTGGCCATTCGCTACGGCGCGGAGCTGCTGCCCAAGCCGGTGGACCCTTCCGAGCTGACGCGGCTGTTGAGCAAGCAGATCGCCGCCTGAGCCCCAGCGGCGCGCGGACGCTCAGCCCAGCTCGGTGAGCAGGGCCTGCGCGTGCTCGCGCCACTCGGGCTCCAGCGAGGGCTCGCGCAGCAGCGTCGTCAGCCGCGCCTTCGCGGCGTCCCGCGCGCCCATGCGGGCCTCCACGCGGGCCAGGGACAGCACGGGCTCCGGCTGGCGGGGCGCGCGGCGGTGGGCCTCCGCCAGGAACTCCCGCGCGGGGGCAGCGGCCTCCGGGGGCCCGGACTCCACCTGACGCAGGAGCAGCAGGCCCAGGCGCCACGCGGGCATCCAGTCGTCCGGGGACAGCCGCACGGCCTCGTGCCACGCGGCGAGCGCGCGCTCCACGTCCGGGGGCTCCTGCGACTCGAAGACGAGCGCCTCCGCGGAGCGGCTGAGGCCGGTGGACAGGCCTCGCGCCTCCAGTTGATGACACAGCTCCAGGGCCTCCAGGAAGCGCCGCTCCGTCACGCGCAGGCGGGCCAGGTGCCCCAGCGCCGCCACGCCCTCGGGCTCCACGCGCACGCGCGCCTCCGCCGCGGACACGGCGCCGCGCACGTTGCCGCGCGCGAGCCGCACGTCCGACAGCGCCTTGAGCAGGCCCACGTCGTCCGGCACCGCCTTCTGGCCCTGGCGCAGCAGGTCCTCCGCCGCCTCCAGCTCCCCGCCCGCCTCCAGCGCGCGTGCGAACACGAGGTAGCTGGGCGCGTGCCATGGGTCCAGGCGCAGGGACTGCTCCAGGTGCGAGAAGGCCTCCTCCAGCCGGTCGAGCAGGAACAGGGCGCGCGCGAGCTGGAAGTGGTGCAACGCCACGCGCGGCTCGCGCGCCACGGCCTGGGCCAGCGCGGGGTGCGCGGCGGTCGCGTCCCCCTGCTCCATCCACACGTACCCCAGGCCGAAGAAGGCCTCGGTGGGCGCCTCGGGCTCGTGCGTGAGCGCTTCGTATAGGGCCAGGGCCTGGGGCCACTCGCCGCGCCGCGTGTGCAGCGCCGCGCTCACCAGCCGGGACTCGGGGCGAGCAGCCGCGCCGACCCGGGTGACCGCCCGCAGCAGGGACTCCGCGAGCGCGTCCTCTCCGTCCACCAGGGCCAGCCGCGCCAGCATGAGCATCGCGCGCCAGTCGGAGGCATCGCGCTCCTGTGCCAGCAGGGCCTCGCGACGGGCTCCCTCCAGGTCACCCGCCTTGAACAGCGTTTCATGGCGTGGAACAGGATTCAGGACGGACACTCCCCTTGGAAGATGCTCAACCCCACCGGGCGATGCATACGAGGCCCCTTCACGTCGTGCGGCGCCACCCCCGGGCCCTGCGTGGTCATCAGACTAGCAGACAGGCGGGCAGCCCTCCTCCCGCGCTCCTGGTTCCGCCCGCCGGAGCGCCCTTGCCCGGACCCGGGAGTCCGTGGTCCCTCTGGGCGCGTGCGACTCAAGGTCCTCACCCTCAACGTGGCCCACGGTGCGCCGTTCGCCATGCCCATGCCCTTCCTGCGCCGGAGGTCCGCGCTGCTGGGCACGCTGGACCGGGTGGCGGCGCTGCTCTCCCGCGAGGCCGCGGACGTGGTGGCGTTGCAGGAGGCGGACCGGTCCAGCCTCTTCAGCGGGCGGGTGGATCAGGTGGCGCGCATCGCGGAGCAGGCGGGCTATCCGCACGTGCATCACGGCGTGCACTCCGGCGTGCCCGGACTGTTCGCGCAGGGCACCGCGCTGCTGTGCCGGCATCCGCTGGAGTCGCGCCACACGGCGCACTTCGGCCG comes from Corallococcus macrosporus and encodes:
- a CDS encoding nuclear transport factor 2 family protein, which encodes MSRLLIACAVLLGATSFAQAPAAPPSPPKAATAPAAPAAPAKPNPLKAAAERTQAALAQVPKAKPEDVKSQDAILKALYDVISGPAGTPRDWQRFRSLFYPGAQLIPLVKPPGATTVAARPITPEDYVTWGQESTATHGFFEKETARQTHAFGALVQVMSTYEARGTQDGPLIAKGVNSIQLFNDGQRWWVMNIFWIDENTAGLKVPKDLTQK
- the gyrA gene encoding DNA gyrase subunit A; its protein translation is MADDTTDTPATPPAPPPSSGAGELIPINIEDEMRRSYLDYSMSVIIGRALPDVRDGLKPVHRRVLFAMNDLGNLHNRAYKKSARVVGDVIGKYHPHGDSSVYDAMVRLAQEWSLRYLLVDGQGNFGSVDGDSPAAMRYTEVRMERLAEDLLADIDKETVEFGPNYDDSLEEPLVLPAKFPNLLVNGSSGIAVGMTTNIPPHNMTEVISGTLHLIDNPGCTVLDLMEFIEGPDFPTAAIITGREGIRRAYETGRGSMTIRARTEIEQNKKGDREAIIVTEIPYQVNKARLIEKIAELVREKKLEGISDIRDESDRQGMRIVIELKRDAISQVVLNNLFSMTQMETTFGAVMLAIDGGQPRTLNLKELLDRFVAHRRDVVTRRSRYELRKALSRMHIVEGLLVAQDLIDLVVSLIRASRDPDEARWGLMHILSPELYTRERFQNLERIDYAKAKAQMELLVSRARNEEPAYGGLEHKYEGAGFSEDQAQNILEMRLQRLTGLQREELFKELIGLVRDIARLRDILANEQSLLSVIKAELMEIRERYGDKRRTEITGAVDDLTSEDLIAEETMVVTLSHTGYVKRSPLSEYRAQKRGGRGKTGAGTKEDDFVTKVFVASTHAYLMPITTKGKLYSLKVHQIPQGSRTSRGKAIVNLVQFGEGERLAQVLVTRDFPENRYVFFVTKKGVVKRTDLSAFESVRASGIIALGIDEGDELVGVMITDGTKDILLSTATGMSIRFKEEDVRSMGRQAYGVKGITLEDGDEVVGADLLDKEPEEGQETAEQGSAILTVTENGYGKRTQGGEYRQQGRGGKGIIDIKTTERNGRVVGVVQVKDSDEVMLVTNGGMLIRMKVKEISVIGRNTQGVRLIALENGEEKVMAISKLPEGEESEEETEATSPVEGASAEGAESPASEAPADEAGSEGAADAEGEPGSEG
- a CDS encoding tetratricopeptide repeat protein — protein: MAKTAPRKSPAKVKKQPARSAAPAKAPARPVKANVEKVEPRRASTSSPRPPVLEAEPVFEEAAPKSLPAGEPQGRVLPFEIDPAQLEAGFKKLRGELVHWTNKGRYTKVRFKFRGKQLLPDLPLAAVVAAEGLSFYWGGILRVLVANVVGKSVFEVELVNDADKRVQAGREALLSGDVDQALTLFREALAMDRDNASAHLNVGVALRLRGDREGALAAFETAKAKDPEGGVGAEAERLAANLRPKA
- a CDS encoding class I SAM-dependent methyltransferase, whose product is MRVEETQAAANYVMGHEDRELQRLMLQAKVYAPLTEGVLRGAGLKPGMRVLDVGCGVGDVSFLAAALVGPKGEVVGVDREPRVLACAQRRAEAQGLSQVRFRQSSLESLPVEGAFDAIVCRLVLMYQPDPLSFVRRMAEHLRPGGVMALHELELAAMGLTHPKLPLFSRVWGWMLPTCERLGIKLHMGLELASTLRRAGLVVDDGVVSGRLGVTPDSDAAQALVETVRTLLPHMERLGVALAMEVDIDTLAARLAAELRANDGVLVPSLMVGAWGHRPGPV
- a CDS encoding M24 family metallopeptidase gives rise to the protein MTTRVRPVLLSALLFASSAHAAPAVPAAEGAWPRVRKERLQKLLPQAMARAGVDAWVVLCRENDNDPLAAHVGGENAGGTAAFLFLRDGDSLRSTALSPEGEATALRDMAVVDEVVAFERGADVNALVAARLSKAKVTKVAINSSERMSIADGMSATQRAKLEAALSPALRKKLVSSEDLVSEWLSVKTPEEVDIMRKAADITAKLEEEAYRTVVPGKTRDSDVARFLKKRIAELGVGDGWQPDQNPNVNSGPTRGHSNATDRVIRPGDFIQTDFGIRVGGTWVTDIQRFAYVLAPGEKQPPAEALAKWEKSKKGSRIALAAMKPGVRGYDVDKAQRDWMREAGSEPVMWGTGHPVGYWAHDAGPALSGAASGKPPTGSALRKLQPGQVFAFDGFFAWKDGSSPDALRILSVEEMAVVTDTGAEYLNPPQEQLILIPSPATAATPAKP
- a CDS encoding response regulator encodes the protein MSTVLVIDDDLFVLATVGDVLRSAGFTVLTVQSPAEAFHLDLSGVAAILCDYNMPEMNGSDVLVAMRELQECRAPFIFLTGHSELDDLLPVAIRYGAELLPKPVDPSELTRLLSKQIAA
- a CDS encoding tetratricopeptide repeat protein, which codes for MSVLNPVPRHETLFKAGDLEGARREALLAQERDASDWRAMLMLARLALVDGEDALAESLLRAVTRVGAAARPESRLVSAALHTRRGEWPQALALYEALTHEPEAPTEAFFGLGYVWMEQGDATAAHPALAQAVAREPRVALHHFQLARALFLLDRLEEAFSHLEQSLRLDPWHAPSYLVFARALEAGGELEAAEDLLRQGQKAVPDDVGLLKALSDVRLARGNVRGAVSAAEARVRVEPEGVAALGHLARLRVTERRFLEALELCHQLEARGLSTGLSRSAEALVFESQEPPDVERALAAWHEAVRLSPDDWMPAWRLGLLLLRQVESGPPEAAAPAREFLAEAHRRAPRQPEPVLSLARVEARMGARDAAKARLTTLLREPSLEPEWREHAQALLTELG